CCCGCTGTCCCGGGAACGGCTCGCTCTTTTTTTGGACAGGCTTTTGTCCGCAGGCGCCCCACGCCCCTGCAATCTTAGTGAATTATTAACCGTGCCGGTCCGATCATGCCGATCAGACTCATCATCGGCACCGGCGGCTCATGTTCCTCCTGCGGCGGACCGAAACACGAAGCACCGCCATGAGCCATGCCGCGCACAGCGCACCCGACGAGCAGCCGCTTATTTCCATGGGGTTTCTCCTCCGCACCATGGCGGTGATCGCCGTTCTTGCGGTGCTGACCGTCGCCATCAGCATCGGCGGCCGTTGGTTTGGCCGGCATATCTCGCTTGCCGGCAACACCGACAGCACCGCCGATATCACGCTGGCCATTGGCCGCGACACCGTGAAATTCCCCGAGAATGCGATCCGCTTCCCGAGTCAGAGGCATGATGGTGCGGCCGAGCGTGTCGATCTCTACCTCGCCTGGCCGGAGATGCAGGGCTACGGCAAGGAAAACCACATTCGATTCGACGATATCGGCCAATCCTCCGGCCTGATCTTCCTGCAACTGACCCAGAGCACCATGTCGCGCGATATGTCCGGGCGGCTGGAGCCGATCTATTCACACCTGCTCGAAGGACCGGCAGAGCCCTTCCGCGACGGCCTGACGCTGCACCGTCTTCGCGCCGACGCGGGTTACGGCGACGAGGTGCTGCTGACGGCGCCTGTCAAGGGCGGGCCGGATTACGTCGTGCGCTGCATCCTGCCTTCAGCCCCGGACAAGGCAGCGAGCGGGGATTGTCAGCGCGATATCAAAGTCGGCAGGGATCTCAGCGTCCTCTACCGCTTTTCAAGCAGCCATCTTAACGACTGGGAACATATTGATGCCGCTATCCGCATCTTTGTGGAGGCGCGCCTTATGAACCGTTCTGCGACAAGTCCCTAAAATGCTCCCCGGACAGCGAAATAAACGATTCATCATAAACGGATTGGTAACGCCCAATCGGTAAATTCAAAAGACGGGCTGTACTGCGGGAGGCGTGCCGTCCCGACGCCGAAATCCGAATGCCAAATATCTGAAATGCAAGCGAAGAGTGGAATAGTGTCAAGGTCAGTCTCCTCCGTATCATCGTCCCGATCCGGCAGCTTTTTTGCAAAGCTCATGGCGATCCTTTCGGTGGCCCTCACGGTCGTCCTGGTCGATTCGGTCAGTGCCGAAGCGGAAGCGGCGAATTCGAAATATGCGGGCATCGTCGTCGACGCCAAGACCGGCAACGTTCTCTACAGCGAGAATGCCGACCGGCTGCAATATCCGGCCTCGCTGACCAAGATGATGACCATCTACATGACCTTCGAGGCGCTGGAGCAGGGTCGCATCCGTCTCGATACGCCGGTTCCCTTCTCCGCCCATGCGGCAGCTCAGGCGCCGACCAAGCTCGGCGTTCGCGCCGGCGGCACGATCACCGTCGAACAGGGCATTCTCGGCCTCGTCACCCTGTCGGCCAATGATGCCGCAACCGCGCTCGGCGAAATGCTCGGCGGCGGCAGCGAGGATCGCTTCGCCCAGCTGATGACCGCCAAGGCGCATGCGCTCGGCATGACCCGCACCACCTATCGCAACGCCAACGGCCTGCCGAATACGGCGCAGATGACGACGGCGCGCGATCAGGCCCGTCTCGGTATCGCCCTTCGCCAGCATTTCCCGCAATATTACGGCTATTTCGCCACACGCGCCTTCAAGTTCGGTACCCGCACGATCCGCAGCCACAATCGCCTCGTCGGTTCGGTGCGCGGCGTCGACGGCATCAAGACCGGATATACTCGCGCTGCCGGCTTCAATCTGGTGAGCTCCGTGCAGGTCGACGGCAAGTCGATCGTCGGTGTCGTGCTCGGCGGCGCCTCGACGCCTGCCCGCGACGCCCAGATGCGTAATCTGATCGCCACCTATCTGCCGAAGGCATCGAGCCGCGGCGGATCGTCGGCACTGATCGCTGAGGCAGCCCCTGCCCCGGCGATGATCGTGACGCCGGCTCCGGTCATGCCGCAGAAGGCCCAGCCGCAAGTGGCAAAGACGATCACCGCAGCGCAGCCGCCGGTTTCAGCAGCCGCTGCCGATCTCAGCCTGCCGCATAAAGGCCCGCTGCCGGATGCCCGTTATCAGGTCGCCGAGACCGAAGTCGCCTATACCGAAACCGCTCAGCCGAAATCCGACAATCCGCTGGTCGCCCAGCCGATGCCGGCGCCGACCAAGGTCAAGACCACGACCTTCAAGCAGCAGGCATCGCTCACCGCGCCGAAGCCGGCACCCGCTTCCGTACAGCCGGAACAGGCCGATACGGCGGTCGACAACGTCACCACCGCTTCGACCACCCCAACCTCGGCCGGCGCCGCTTCAAGCAATAATGGCCCGACCGGCTGGGTCGTGCAGGTCGGCGTTTCGCCGAGCCGGCAGATGGCCATGGATCTTCTGGAGAGCGCCAAGAGCAAGGGCGGCAAGGCACTGGCCTCGGCAAAGCCTTTCGCCGTCGCCTATGCCGCCGGCGGTGACCAGCTTTACCGCGCTCGCTTCGGCGGTTTCGACGACCAGCACGATGCGGTCAATGCCTGCAAGGCCTTGAAGAAGGCCGGTATCAAGTGCTGGGCGGCTGCCCAATGAGCTATTCGGTGCTGCCTGCAACATGGCCGGCGGCATCGGTAACGGCCGGAATCGGTGTTTGCGTTTCCGGCCATCGTTCTTGAACTCGATCAGTATGGCGTACGGGGAAAACAATGGCGATCAATGAGAATGTTCCGGGAATGCCTTCAGACCGCCGCATGGCAGCCAAGGGGCGTTCATCGCTGCATCCGTTGCACGAGGCGGCGATGCGGCTAGCCGAGATCGGCCTGCAGCGGCCGAAGGCGAAGTCTCCGAAGACCCGCGACCTCATCAATCTGCTGCTTTGCCATGGTGCCCGCGCCTGGCGCTATTCCCAGCCCGAAGCCCGCATCCATCTGCATGTGACCTCGCCTGATGGCAGCGCGCCGGTGCAACTGCGCCTGCGCTAAAGTTTGGTGCTACCGCCCAGACCGGAGACGTGTTTTTGGGTGACAGGCGTTAGAGCAGGCCAAGTTCCGTCAGCTCGCGGCGAAGGTCCGCGGGCATTTCGACGGTGCCGGCGCCGAGGCTCATCAGGTCACGCGGGACATCATCCTCAGTGTAATAACGCCAGCCCTGGAAGGGACGCTTCGGCTGCACAGCCGTCTCGATGACCTCCGGGCCGAGCATCAGCCGGCAGCGCGAGATGCCCTCGCCGTCGGTAAAGCTCTCGATGCCGAGCAGTTTCTGCCGCGCCTGTACCTGCCCCTTGATCACCCAGTAAAGCGAGCCGCCGTCAAGCAGCTCCTCCATGCGCTTCGGCACCATGCGCGTCGTGTGCACCGAATGCGGCTCGAGGCCGGCGGCGATGGCGCGCAGCGACCGCTCCGCCACCCATTCGCGCAGATCGTCTATCGAGTCGGCGCCGACACAGAGTTTGATGAGATGCAATGCCATGCCGCCGTTGAAATCCTTTTGGCGGCAGGCGTCAAGCATCTAAAGCAATTCCAGGAAAAGTGTTAAGCGGTTTTCCGTCCGGAATTGCGTAAAAACAAAAGCTTAGAGCGGATCAGCGCTTCCGTGAAGCGCTGATCCGCTCTAACGCACGAGTCCACAAACTCAGCATTCGACGACGTTGACGGCCAGGCCGCCCGTCGACGTTTCCTTGTATTTCTCGCTCATGTCGTTGCCGGTCTGGCGCATCGTCTCGATACAGGCGTCGAGCGGCACGAAATGCTGGCCGTCGCCCTTGACCGCCAGGGATGCCGCGGTGACCGCCTTGACCGCGCCGAGCGCGTTGCGCTCGATGCAGGGAACCTGCACAAGGCCCGCGACCGGATCGCAGGTCATGCCGAGATGATGTTCGAGCGCGATCTCGGCGGCGTTCTCGATCTGCTCCGGCGTGCCGCCCATAACGGCGGCAAGGCCGGCGGCCGCCATCGCGGCTGCCGAGCCGACCTCGCCCTGACAGCCGACCTCGGCGCCGGAGATCGAGGCATTGTGCTTGATGATGCCGCCGATGGCCGCGGCCGTCAGCAGGTAATCACGGATGCCGTTCTGATCCCAGTCCTCGTGGAAATGCTCGTAATAGCGGATCGTCGCCGGAATGACCCCGGCAGCCCCGTTGGTCGGCGCCGTGACGACGCGCCCGCCGGCGGCATTCTCCTCGTTGACGGCCATCGCATAGACGCTCAGCCAGTCGTTGGCGAGCAGCGGGTTGACGCGGTTGCTGCGCCACTCCTCCTCCAGCTTGTCGTGAATCCGGCGGGCGCGGCGCTTGACGTTGAGACCACCAGGCATGATGCCCTCGACCTTGAGGCCGCGCTCGATACAGGAGCGCATCGCCTCCCAGATGCGGTCGAGCCCCTGATCGAGCTCCTCCGGGCTGCGCTGGCTCTCCTCGTTCGCCCGCTTCATCTGGGCGATCGACAGCCCGGAGCGCTCCGCCATGTCGAGCATCTGCCTGGCGGTGGCAAAGGGATAGGGCACGCGTGTACCGCCAGCCGCATTCTTCTTTGCCCGCATCTGTTCCAGCTCGGTGTCGGTGACGACGAAGCCGCCGCCGACGGAATAATAGATGCGCTTGACGAGCAGCCGGCCGTCCCGGTCAAAAGCGGAAAAGATCATGCCGTTGGCATGGCCGGGCAGCGGCTGTTTCTTGTCGAAGATCAGGTCGGTCTTCGGCTGGAACTGATAGCCGGGATGGCCCTCCGGCGTGATGCGGCCGGTGCGCTCCACCGTATCGACGATACCGTCCATCTTGTCGGGATCGACGCTGTCGGGCGCCTCGCCCATCAACCCGAGAATGACGGCCCTGCCCGTGCCGTGGCCGATGCCGGTATGCGCGAGCGAACCGTGCAGGCTGACCGTGATCGCCACGACCTGCGCGCCCGAGGACGGGCGCGGCCATTCGTTCGACAGGATCAGCGCGAGAAACCGGTTGGCGGCCGACATCGGACCCATCGTGTGCGAGCTCGACGGCCCGACACCGATCTTGAAGACATCGAATACCGAGAGAAACATGGATGTGCCTTCTGATTACGAGGATGCAAGCTTAAGCGACGCCGGTTTTCCGTCCGTGCGGACCACCGACATCGCATGCAGCCGGTGCGACATTGTGGCTGGACATTAAAACGATGACGCCCGCCTTACCAGTCATTGCAGCATTTCGATGCATATGTAAGGTGGCCGCACTTCATGCGGAGACTGAATCACTGATGACGACGGCGGACTATATCGCTCTGGCCTTCTTTGCCTGTGTCTGGATGGGCTATTCCTGGCTGCTGCATGGCCGCACCTTCTTCGGACGCACCAGCCTCACCCATGCGATGATCGAACGGCGCCGCGAGTGGATCTATAATTCGCTGCGCCGCGACCTGAAGATGATCGACACGCAGATCATGGCGGGCCTGCAGAACGGCACCGCCTTCTTCGCGTCGACCTCGATCTTCGCCTTGGGCAGTTGCTTCGCGCTGCTCGGGGCGACGGAGAAGGTCGACGCCGTCTTCGCCGACCTGCCCTTCGTCTTGCATGGCGGCCATGCGGTTTTCGAGATGAAGGTCGGCGGGCTGGCAGCGCTTTTCGGCTATGCCTTCTTCAAGTTCGGCTGGTCCTATCGGCTGTTCAATTATTGCACCATCCTGTTCGGCTCGATCCCGATGCTGCGCGACGCCGAGAGCGACATCATCGCCGCCGAGCGGGCCGCCGAACGCGTCATCCGCATGAATGTCATTGCCGGCAGCAATTTCAACGAGGGCCTCCGGGCGATCTTCCTGTCGATCGGTTATCTCGGCTGGTTCATCAACCCCTATGTCTTCATGACGACGACGGCGATCGTCATCTTCGTGCTGGCGCGGCGGCAATTCTTCTCGCAGGCCCGGCTGGCGATCATGGATGCCGGCCCGCCATCGAATCTCAACCTTTCCGCCATTCGCCGCGACATGCCGTCGAGCGACGGACGTGATTTGCCCGAGGAACTGTAATGACATTGCCGGCATTCGAAGCCGATGCGGCGGCAAGACCGCCGCGCATCGGCCTGTTGGACACGGCGCGCGGCGCCGCGCTGATCGCCATGGCGAGCTACCATTTCAGCTGGGACATGGAGTTCATGGGTTACCTCGCGCCGGGCACGGCCGAGACAGGCTGGCTGAAGATCTATGCCCGGGCGATCGCCACGACCTTTCTCTTCATCGTCGGCATCAGCCTGGTGCTTTCGAGCAAGCCGGAGGTCCGCTGGCCCTCCTTCTGGAAGCGTTTCGGCATGATCGCTGCGGCCGCCGCCGTCATCTCGATCGCCACGCGCATCGCCATGCCGGAGACGTGGATCTATTTCGGCATCCTGCATTGTATCGCGGTGCTGACGCTGATCGGTATCGTTTTCATCAGGCTGCCGCTCGCCGCCACGCTGATCGTGACAACAGCGCTCCTTACCGCCTGGCTCATCGATAATTTCGGCACGCCCGGCCTGCTGCGCTCGTCCTTCTTCGATCCGAAATATCTCGCCTGGATCGGCCTTGCCGTCATGCCGGATCGGTCGAACGACTACGTGCCATTGTTTCCCTGGGCAACGCCGTTCTTCGCTGGATTGAGCATCGCCTCGATCGCCATCAGAACCAGGCTGCCGCATCGGCTTGCCGCCCTTGGCACCGGCTCCTGGTGGCCGGCGCGGCTTGGCCGCCACAGCCTCGCCTTCTACCTCATCCATCAGCCGGTGCTGATCGCCATCGCCTACGGGCTTTCCCTTCTCGTCCCGCCACCGCAGCCGGATCCGGCCGAAACTTACCTGAAGCAATGCAACTCCGCTTGCGTCATGCAACAGGGCGAAGCGCTCTGCCAAAGCTTCTGCCAATGCACGCTGAGCAAATTGCAGGCCCAAAGCCTGTTGACTCAGCTGCAGGCAAACCAGATCGACGTACAAAACGATGAACGGGTCCAGACGATCGCCGGCGAATGCAGCGCCGAGGTGGAATAACGCCAGCTCGGCTCAGGTGGTGACGCCGATTTCGGCGAGACGGCCGAGGCAGGCCTCCTCGATATTGTCGAGTTCCACCAGCGTGTCGTCGATATCCTTGCGCTTCTGGCGCAGGTCGTCGCGCTTCTCGTCGACGCGCTTCATCAGCAGCTTCAGCTGACCGAGCTCGCCCGGCGGCTCCTTATAGACCTGGATGATCTCGCGGATCTCCGCAATGGTGAAACCGATGCGCCGGCCGCGGAGGATTTCCCCGATGAGCCGGCGGTCGGCCTGCCGGAAGAGCCGGGTGCGCCCGCGCCGCTCCGGATGGATCAGTCCCTCGTCCTCGTAGAAGCGGAGCGTGCGCGTCGAGACACCGAATTCGCGCGTCAGCTCCGTTATGCTATAATATTTGTTCACCAGCATGTGTTCCCCGTCATGAACCGGCAATAATATTGACTTTTACGTAATAGTCAATTTTGACAGCTCAGATACCGAACCACCAGGTGGCGATGCCGAGAAAGGCGAAAAAGCCGGTACAGTCGGTCACCGTCGTCACGAAGACCGACGAGGCGATTGCCGGGTCGGCCCCGACCTTGTCGAGCAGCAGCGGCAGCAGGATGCCGGCAAGGGCTGCCGCCATCAGATTGATGATCATTGCCGCGGCAATCACCCCGCCGAGCTGATAGCTGTGGAACCAGGCGCCTGCGATGGCACCCATGATCGTTGCGAAGATGATGCCGTTGAGGATGCCGACGCCCGCTTCCCTGCGGATGATGCGGCCGGCATTGTAGATGTCGAGATCGCGGGTGGCGAGCGCGCGCACTGTCACTGTCATCGTCTGCGTGCCGGCATTACCGCCCATCGAGGCGACGATCGGCATCAGCACCGCCAGCGCGATCATCTTCTCGATCGAGGCGTCGAACAGGCCGATGACGCTCGCCGACAGCATCGCCGTGCCGAGATTGATCAACAGCCAGAGGAAGCGCGAGCGCGCCGTCGACAGCACATTGTCCGACAGTTCTTCGTCGCCGACGCCGCCAAGGCGCTTGATATCCTCGTCCGCCTCCTCGTGGATGACGTCCACGACATCGTCGATGGTCAGCACGCCGACGAGGCGGCCGTTTTCGTCGACGACGGCGGCCGAGAGAAGGTCGTACTGCTCGAAGAGCTGGGCGGCCTCCTCCTGGTCCATCTCGGCCGGCACCGGATGGTTGGTCTCGCGCATGATCTGCTCGATCTTCGTCTGCCGCTTGGTGCGCAGGATCTGGTCGAGATCGACGGCGCCGAGCAGCTTGAAGGTCGGATCGATGACGAAGATCTGCGAGAAGGAATAGGGAAGATCCTCCTCGTCGCGCATGTAGTCGATCGTCTGTCCCACGGTCCAGAACGGCGGCACGGCGACGAATTCCGTCTGCATGCGGCGGCCGGCCGAGCTTTCGGGATAATCGAGCGCCCTGCGCAGCCGGACCCGCTCGGTGAACGGCAGTTGCGCCAGGATCTCTTCACGGTCTTCCTTGTCGAGATCTTCGAGAATGTAGACGGCGTCGTCAGAATCGAGATCGCCGATTGCGGCGGCAATCTGCTCGTTCGGCATCTGGTCGACGATCTCGCGGCGGATCGCCTCGTCGACCTCGGTCAACGCCGTCATGTCGAAATCGTCGCCGAGCAGGCGCACTAGCGCCAGGCGCTGATCCGGCTGGATCGCTTCCAGCAGATCGCCTATTTCGGATTCATGCAGGCGGGCAACGTTCTGGCGCAGGAACAGCGTGTCGCGGTCGGCGATCGCGGCGCCGACCAGCGCCAGGAAATCGCTGCGGACATTGCCGTCCTCGTCGTAGATATCGGCTTCCTCGTCCTCGGGACGCCTGCGGATGCGGTCTTCGCCATCGGTCGTCGTCATCTGCCGCCCTCGCATCTGGTTCGAATTTCAACGACTACAGCGCCGCATTCGCGAATGTCGGCGGAAAACATATTGTCAACA
This Rhizobium acidisoli DNA region includes the following protein-coding sequences:
- a CDS encoding L-serine ammonia-lyase — its product is MFLSVFDVFKIGVGPSSSHTMGPMSAANRFLALILSNEWPRPSSGAQVVAITVSLHGSLAHTGIGHGTGRAVILGLMGEAPDSVDPDKMDGIVDTVERTGRITPEGHPGYQFQPKTDLIFDKKQPLPGHANGMIFSAFDRDGRLLVKRIYYSVGGGFVVTDTELEQMRAKKNAAGGTRVPYPFATARQMLDMAERSGLSIAQMKRANEESQRSPEELDQGLDRIWEAMRSCIERGLKVEGIMPGGLNVKRRARRIHDKLEEEWRSNRVNPLLANDWLSVYAMAVNEENAAGGRVVTAPTNGAAGVIPATIRYYEHFHEDWDQNGIRDYLLTAAAIGGIIKHNASISGAEVGCQGEVGSAAAMAAAGLAAVMGGTPEQIENAAEIALEHHLGMTCDPVAGLVQVPCIERNALGAVKAVTAASLAVKGDGQHFVPLDACIETMRQTGNDMSEKYKETSTGGLAVNVVEC
- the mgtE gene encoding magnesium transporter, whose translation is MTTTDGEDRIRRRPEDEEADIYDEDGNVRSDFLALVGAAIADRDTLFLRQNVARLHESEIGDLLEAIQPDQRLALVRLLGDDFDMTALTEVDEAIRREIVDQMPNEQIAAAIGDLDSDDAVYILEDLDKEDREEILAQLPFTERVRLRRALDYPESSAGRRMQTEFVAVPPFWTVGQTIDYMRDEEDLPYSFSQIFVIDPTFKLLGAVDLDQILRTKRQTKIEQIMRETNHPVPAEMDQEEAAQLFEQYDLLSAAVVDENGRLVGVLTIDDVVDVIHEEADEDIKRLGGVGDEELSDNVLSTARSRFLWLLINLGTAMLSASVIGLFDASIEKMIALAVLMPIVASMGGNAGTQTMTVTVRALATRDLDIYNAGRIIRREAGVGILNGIIFATIMGAIAGAWFHSYQLGGVIAAAMIINLMAAALAGILLPLLLDKVGADPAIASSVFVTTVTDCTGFFAFLGIATWWFGI
- a CDS encoding SPOR domain-containing protein, with translation MQAKSGIVSRSVSSVSSSRSGSFFAKLMAILSVALTVVLVDSVSAEAEAANSKYAGIVVDAKTGNVLYSENADRLQYPASLTKMMTIYMTFEALEQGRIRLDTPVPFSAHAAAQAPTKLGVRAGGTITVEQGILGLVTLSANDAATALGEMLGGGSEDRFAQLMTAKAHALGMTRTTYRNANGLPNTAQMTTARDQARLGIALRQHFPQYYGYFATRAFKFGTRTIRSHNRLVGSVRGVDGIKTGYTRAAGFNLVSSVQVDGKSIVGVVLGGASTPARDAQMRNLIATYLPKASSRGGSSALIAEAAPAPAMIVTPAPVMPQKAQPQVAKTITAAQPPVSAAAADLSLPHKGPLPDARYQVAETEVAYTETAQPKSDNPLVAQPMPAPTKVKTTTFKQQASLTAPKPAPASVQPEQADTAVDNVTTASTTPTSAGAASSNNGPTGWVVQVGVSPSRQMAMDLLESAKSKGGKALASAKPFAVAYAAGGDQLYRARFGGFDDQHDAVNACKALKKAGIKCWAAAQ
- a CDS encoding MerR family transcriptional regulator; the encoded protein is MLVNKYYSITELTREFGVSTRTLRFYEDEGLIHPERRGRTRLFRQADRRLIGEILRGRRIGFTIAEIREIIQVYKEPPGELGQLKLLMKRVDEKRDDLRQKRKDIDDTLVELDNIEEACLGRLAEIGVTT
- a CDS encoding heparan-alpha-glucosaminide N-acetyltransferase, coding for MTLPAFEADAAARPPRIGLLDTARGAALIAMASYHFSWDMEFMGYLAPGTAETGWLKIYARAIATTFLFIVGISLVLSSKPEVRWPSFWKRFGMIAAAAAVISIATRIAMPETWIYFGILHCIAVLTLIGIVFIRLPLAATLIVTTALLTAWLIDNFGTPGLLRSSFFDPKYLAWIGLAVMPDRSNDYVPLFPWATPFFAGLSIASIAIRTRLPHRLAALGTGSWWPARLGRHSLAFYLIHQPVLIAIAYGLSLLVPPPQPDPAETYLKQCNSACVMQQGEALCQSFCQCTLSKLQAQSLLTQLQANQIDVQNDERVQTIAGECSAEVE
- a CDS encoding DUF1489 family protein, producing MALHLIKLCVGADSIDDLREWVAERSLRAIAAGLEPHSVHTTRMVPKRMEELLDGGSLYWVIKGQVQARQKLLGIESFTDGEGISRCRLMLGPEVIETAVQPKRPFQGWRYYTEDDVPRDLMSLGAGTVEMPADLRRELTELGLL
- a CDS encoding DUF599 domain-containing protein — translated: MTTADYIALAFFACVWMGYSWLLHGRTFFGRTSLTHAMIERRREWIYNSLRRDLKMIDTQIMAGLQNGTAFFASTSIFALGSCFALLGATEKVDAVFADLPFVLHGGHAVFEMKVGGLAALFGYAFFKFGWSYRLFNYCTILFGSIPMLRDAESDIIAAERAAERVIRMNVIAGSNFNEGLRAIFLSIGYLGWFINPYVFMTTTAIVIFVLARRQFFSQARLAIMDAGPPSNLNLSAIRRDMPSSDGRDLPEEL